A single Anopheles arabiensis isolate DONGOLA chromosome 2, AaraD3, whole genome shotgun sequence DNA region contains:
- the LOC120896503 gene encoding putative fatty acyl-CoA reductase CG5065: MDDEQQRSMATTVVQREMMATTTTTTIAAAAGIAESYAGRSIFITGATGFMGKIMVEKLLRDCGELRCIYLLIRAKKGVDPAQRKEEYVKNIVFDHVRERYSERLGKIRLIRGDILSPGLGLSDDDRRELTENVELVFHCAANVRFDQHIRQAVDINLNGTIRVLGLAEQMRRLVSFVHVSTAYCQCNEAVLEEKHYPAPQNPEGISKMVGLLDDDLLDIITPRLLNNLPNTYAYTKALTEDMVYQYRGKLPIAIARPSIVTAAMKEPLPGWGEGTNGPTGLLIGAGRGVIRSMHCNGEYLADFMPVDVTMNAIIAIGTERMANARKEDVMYYNLTSSADNPISWGEVLEMGRGILNQNPFCFALWYPDGSIKSNYLYHLLCVVLFHYLPAYLIDFLMVLLRRKPFLVKVQKRISAGLTILQYYTTKEWVFRCDNTKSLYQRLSPDDRKRFYFDVNEINYKTYLYDFILGARQYILKEAPETLPKARKLLRKLYIMDKIVQIGLYLCGLWLAWTYLEVVTGSIQFVFDTAIESLRGTTVRQGL, from the exons ATGGACGACGAGCAGCAGCGCTCGATGGCGACGACGGTGGTGCAACGGGAGATGATggcgaccaccaccaccaccaccatcgcagcCGCCGCCGGCATTGCCGAATCGTACGCTGGCCGGTCGATCTTCATCACCGGTGCGACCGGTTTCATGGGCAAAATTATGGTGGAAAAGCTGCTGCGCGACTGTGGCGAGCTGCGGTGCATCTATCTGCTGATACGCGCGAAAAAGGGCGTCGATCCGGCCCAGCGCAAGGAGGAGTACGTGAAGAACATCGTGTTCGATCACGTGCGCGAACGGTACAGCGAGCGGCTCGGCAAGATACGGCTGATACGCGGCGACATACTGAGCCCGGGCCTCGGGCTGAGCGACGACGATCGCCGCGAGCTGACcgagaacgtcgagctggtgTTTCACTGTGCCGCGAACGTGCGCTTCGACCAGCACATCCGGCAGGCGGTGGACATCAACCTGAACGGCACGATCCGGGTGCTCGGGCTGGCGGAACAGATGCGGCGGCTGGTGTCGTTCGTGCACGTGTCGACCGCCTACTGCCAGTGCAATGAGGCGGTGCTGGAGGAGAAGCACTACCCGGCGCCCCAGAATCCGGAGGGCATTTCGAAGATGGTCGGTCTGCTCGATGACGATCTGCTCGACATCATAACGCCAAG ACTGCTGAACAACCTGCCGAACACGTACGCGTACACGAAAGCGCTCACCGAGGACATGGTGTACCAGTACCGGGGCAAGCTGCCGATCGCCATCGCCCGCCCGTCGATCGTGACGGCCGCGATGAAGGAACCGCTGCCCGGGTGGGGCGAGGGCACCAACGGCCCAACCGGGCTGCTGATCGGGGCCGGCCGCGGCGTCATCCGCAGCATGCACTGTAACGGCGAGTATCTGGCCGACTTTATGCCGGTGGACGTGACGATGAACGCGATCATCGCGATCGGCACGGAGCGGATGGCGAACGCGCGCAAGGAGGACGTGATGTACTACAATCTCACCTCGTCCGCCGACAATCCGATCAGCTGGGGCGAGGTGCTGGAAATGGGGCGCGGCATACTGAACCAGAATCCGTTCTGCTTCGCCCTCTGGTATCCGGACGGGTCGATCAAGTCCAACTATCTGTACCATCTGCTGTGTGTCGTACTGTTCCACTATCTGCCGGCGTACCTGATCGACTTTCTGATGGTGCTGCTCCGTCGCAAACCCTT CTTGGTGAAGGTACAGAAAAGGATATCGGCCGGACTGACGATACTGCAGTACTACACGACCAAGGAATGGGTCTTCCGGTGTGACAATACGAAATCGCTCTACCAGCGGCTGTCGCCGGACGATCGGAAGCGGTTCTACTTCGACGTGAACGAAATCAACTATAAGACCTACCTGTACGATTTCATTCTCGGCGCCCGGCAGTACATCCTGAAGGAGGCGCCCGAAACGCTACCGAAAGCAAGGAAGCTGCTGCGCAA GCTCTACATCATGGACAAGATTGTGCAGATTGGACTGTACCTGTGTGGACTGTGGTTAGCCTGGACGTATCTGGAGGTTGTGACCGGCTCGATTCAGTTCGTGTTCGACACCGCTATCGAGAGTCTGCGCGGCACGACCGTACGGCAGGGACTTTGA
- the LOC120896180 gene encoding mitochondrial nicotinamide adenine dinucleotide transporter SLC25A51: MAIVRAEPTGVPPTVTAVASPPPTTVPIFCWREFACGWGAAFVNITVTYPIYKMIFRQMLHGVQLTQAFGQLRSEGMLYLYRGIFPPLAQKTISLSLMFGVYDSTRRPLVEYCHVNPYTAKTVAGMVAGTFEAALMPFERVQTLLADATYHQRYRNTHHAFKIIILENGIKELYRGLVPVLWRNGPSNAMFFVLREEADSRLPKRVSILSQRTQEFVAGACIGAFISSLFYPLNVVKVTMQCRVGGPYDSMWTALQQVYNDRDRKLRNVYKGVSMNCTRAFFSWGIMNTAYEQLKKVFY, from the exons ATGGCAATTGTTCGGGCCGAACCGACCGGTGTGCCGCCGACAGTGACGGCCGTCGCGAGCCCCCCACCGACCACCGTGCCGATCTTCTGCTGGCGGGAGTTTGCGTGCGGCTGGGGAGCGGCCTTCGTCAACATTACCGTCACGTACCCGATCTACAAGATGATCTTCCGGCAGATGCTGCACGGGGTGCAGCTAACGCAAGCGTTCGGCCAGCTGCGCAGCGAAGGCATGCTGTACCTGTACCGTGGCATTTTCCCACCGCTGGCCCAGAAAACCATCTCCCTGTCGCTGATGTTCGGCGTGTACGACAGCACCCGGCGGCCGCTGGTCGAGTACTGTCACGTCAACCCGTACACGGCCAAAACGGTGGCGGGCATGGTGGCGGGAACGTTCGAGGCCGCCCTGATGCCATTCGAGCGGGTGCAGACCCTGCTGGCAGATGCAACGTACCATCAGCGGTATCGCAACACTCACCATGCGTTCAA AATAATCATTCTGGAAAACGGTATTAAAGAGTTGTACCGGGGGCTAGTGCCGGTGCTTTGGCGCAACGGACCATCGAACGCTATGTTTTTCGTGCTAAGAGAGGAAGCCGACAGCCGTCTACCGAAACGG GTTTCGATACTGTCGCAACGGACGCAAGAGTTTGTAGCGGGTGCCTGCATCGGTGCATTTATTAGCTCGCTGTTCTACCCGCTGAACGTGGTCAAGGTGACGATGCAGTGCCGGGTCGGCGGACCGTACGACAGTATGTGGACAGCGCTGCAGCAGGTGTACAATGATCGCGATCGAAAGCTGCGAAATGTGTACAAAGGCGTCAGCATGAACTGCACACGTGCGTTCTTCAGCTGGGGCATTATGAACACGGCCTACGAGCAGCTGAAAAAGGTGTTCTATTAA
- the LOC120905618 gene encoding mucin-5AC isoform X1, giving the protein MSSQIPPLVCHTPPPIDFDADDDDDDYGSDIPEDDVIGIDERNRPDCLDDDFGDFATVLPPPAGTTNRLEPIPTEAAVIDNETEALTNIPVAAAAETKGIFPPRLGSDSPPSLILPPNDYTEAGDEETAGNGGVVVIDDDEDIDFQPFGSPSQPPEPPPEDSISLPSLHFDADVSKSEEDDNLPPAQQQQQHQHHHQAPNATSSASSVSGIETEVDLPLAAAAERTTPVIQEGGRFDDNTENDFTDFTTASNERSSVVLEVPTANDVSFELDDFAQLESTPSADSNFVSQQSRADFATFDADFSKFDSFQASFPATIDDPVPVKTPVEETKSMPIMEQAGVRASELAEDDFDDFQEFATFSDQPVVATVSAHSGEKSEPEPYRPEAASSLASSTSTVENERKDVDTQLAAAINAATVVSEHQHEDDNVGDDDDDDDDFGEFSDFKQPEATVSAPALSTATSLPTFSMESVQKLLEAMFPSAVPEPVGTDTGQQAVAANHIPTSKLHTQLQDFDNTSALAYQYSKSSSSKTLVTALGIDSRNIMYGPKWNSSMPRFAANLSFNPLEPLKPATAPGAASVSAKEAGSSEKSANCPPASKPAAPSSLSIALDPLQVAAVGSASVPAAQFDWNSSGLVNPLEASHAHNTLLLDLEQLEVMASLNDKINVDSSSYFPALRSTRNVANTVQHQQHSATTTATTITTSTTPLLLPSPTVVPQPQPPPPRTPPPLPPQPPLSSPSPTTKQLSSLLPLPPTMHTQTYHQPYNNNHKTNNDLQHQQTTKPRCANSRDTVGPGGVGNQSSTTTHSADRSATLLFFAGSPNDDDDGDDDRDLLISAVAPLIPSATTTTTTTDTDAFDAICAAGLPSCSSVANDMQPLIGFDDDVRSRDRPQTFDDYLDLSVQEMLQKASTGQPEDGPKGEVLDPQVAENASPTATNDIAVKGSALPSNAAASHPAEFEDVGSLDFNPTGSSSSSSTSNGSSNNSSSNAQYSVASMPQEQLPEQIEPVQTHPYVPAQQQQQQPPLSISSSPNSVPVVRTIKLPETHIFTPSRGVTPISRDITDRDIVVREYHDVEYSLEKPTASSMGGSGSGMRKECEFDEFNDFQSVPVAVPSVFPETVAISTIGTAARPVIGRSPTEELERYRPDPIGQANSGSRTTADLTIDDGDEDDEFSDFQAAVPPMVPTAALPPVNKPISSVQSNRSVTSSPVMLLSPAILLPQQANTTMEKESANARQAASINWPDPGVDPDELARFEAAFAKPNASVAVAPPAPTVASSNQSVPSGPKPPAAVEEDEWTDFISSKPAAGSDMKQQQAASLPAGPGPAVVSDTQATTQEEWTDFMSSSTTTAGSGYPPQSRLSSSQNNFNYPRTSPAVVGGAATKGAGSNSSSWANQPQLPPPQFSSWNSNSLYYNPMASLPLTNQQQTSQYRLPPQQYYNRTDMPAMVYAGGAGYSGSPKVPTNPQQQHHHHHQQHSGMPTTMMMGQQQQPPMQLLPELSFITPNATGHGSTGTPGTKPATHSFLSNVISSNSFTKK; this is encoded by the exons ATGTCTAGTCAGATTCCGCCACTGGTATGTCATACACCTCCACCGATAGACTTTGACGcggatgacgatgacgatgattaCGGTTCGGATATACCTGAGGACGACGTAATTGGTATCGATGAGCGCAATCGGCCCGACTGTCTGGACGATGATTTTGGTGATTTCGCAACAGTGCTGCCGCCGCCCGCCGGAACCACGAATCGCCTGGAACCGATCCCTACCGAAGCAGCTGTGATAGATAATGAGACGGAAGCTCTTACCAACATTCcggtggcggcagcagcagaaaccaAAGGTATTTTTCCACCACGCCTAGGGTCGGACAGTCCGCCGTCGTTGATATTGCCACCGAACGATTACACGGAAGCAGGCGACGAGGAAACAGCTGGCaacggtggtgtggtggtaatcgacgacgacgaggataTCGATTTTCAACCATTCGGCAGCCCGTCACAGCCACCCGAGCCACCGCCAGAGGACAGCATCAGCTTACCATCGTTGCATTTCGATGCGGACGTGTCTAAGTCGGAGGAGGATGATAATTTGCCACctgcccaacagcagcagcagcaccagcaccaccaccaggcacCCAATGCAACAAGCTCAGCGTCGTCCGTTTCCGGCATCGAGACGGAGGTCGATCTACCGCTGGCTGCGGCGGCCGAACGGACGACACCCGTCATCCAGGAGGGTGGCCGGTTCGACGACAACACGGAGAACGATTTTACCGACTTTACCACCGCCTCGAACGAAAGGTCGTCGGTGGTGCTGGAGGTTCCTACCGCAAACGATGTGTCGTTCGAGCTGGACGACTTCGCGCAGCTAGAGTCGACGCCGTCGGCGGATAGTAACTTCGTGTCGCAGCAAAGCCGGGCGGATTTTGCCACGTTCGATGCGGACTTTAGCAAGTTCGATTCGTTCCAGGCCTCGTTCCCGGCGACGATCGATGATCCGGTGCCGGTAAAGACACCGGTCGAAGAAACGAAATCCATGCCGATCATGGAGCAGGCGGGCGTTAGGGCGAGCGAACTGGCCGAGGACGATTTCGATGACTTTCAGGAGTTTGCCACCTTTTCCGACCAGCCGGTGGTAGCGACAGTGTCGGCCCACTCGGGGGAGAAATCTGAGCCTGAGCCTTACAGACCGGAAGCAGCTAGCAGCTTAGCGTCATCTACTTCAACCGTtgaaaacgaaaggaaagatGTTGACACACAGTTGGCTGCTGCGATTAATGCGGCTACGGTTGTGTCGGAGCACCAGCACGAGGACGACAATGttggagatgatgatgatgatgatgatgattttgggGAGTTTAGTGATTTTAAGCAACCGGAAGCGACTGTCAGCGCGCCAGCACTGTCGACCGCTACATCCCTGCCCACCTTTTCCATGGAAAGCGTACAGAAGCTGCTGGAAGCAATGTTTCCTAGCGCGGTGCCAGAACCGGTTGGCACAGATACGGGTCAGCAGGCGGTAGCAGCAAACCACATTCCAACCAGCAAGCTGCACACCCAGCTACAGGACTTTGACAACACGAGCGCCCTTGCCTACCAGTACAGCAAGTCATCCAGCAGCAAAACGCTCGTCACTGCGCTTGGCATTGACTCGAGGAATATA ATGTACGGACCGAAGTGGAACAGTTCGATGCCACGGTTTGCGGCCAATCTAAGCTTCAACCCACTGGAACCGCTGAAACCGGCCACAGCGCCAGGAGCAGCATCAGTATCAGCGAAGGAAGCGGGCTCCTCCGAAAAGAGTGCCAACTGTCCCCCGGCCAGCAAACCGGCCGCTCCCAGCTCGCTGTCGATTGCGCTCGATCCGCTGCAGGTGGCCGCTGTTGGCAGTGCATCGGTTCCGGCCGCACAGTTCGACTGGAATAGCTCGGGCTTGGTGAATCCACTAGAAG CATCACATGCACACAACACATTATTATTGGACCTAGAACAGCTAGAGGTGATGGCAAGTCTGAAcgataaaataaatgttgatTCCTCCTCCTACTTCCCCGCACTCCGGTCCACGCGTAACGTTGCCAATACCgtgcaacaccaacaacattCGGCTACAACAACGGCCACAACtataacaacatcaacaacacctTTACTGTTACCTTCACCAACTGTTGTaccacaaccacaaccaccaccaccacgaacaccaccaccactaccaccacaaccaccactaTCATCACcttcaccaacaacaaaacaattgtcTTCACTGCTTCCGTTACCGCCAACAATGCATACGCAAACTTACCACCAACCGTACAACAATAACCACAAAACCAACAATGATCtgcaacatcaacaaacgaCGAAACCCCGCTGCGCCAACTCGCGGGACACTGTTGGACCGGGCGGTGTTGGTAACCAATCGTCGACAACAACCCATTCGGCGGATCGGTCCGCAACTTTGCTTTTCTTCGCCGGCTCGCctaacgacgacgatgacggcgATGACGATCGCGATCTGTTGATATCTGCCGTCGCTCCACTGATCCCAtcggcaacaacaaccacaacaacaaccgacACGGATGCGTTCGATGCGATCTGTGCCGCGGGTCTGCCATCGTGCTCGTCGGTCGCGAACGATATGCAACCGCTGATCgggtttgatgatgatgttcgCTCTCGCGATCGTCCCCAAACGTTTGACGATTATTTGGATCTTA GTGTCCAGGAAATGCTCCAAAAAGCCTCCACTGGTCAGCCCGAGGATGGGCCAAAGGGCGAAGTTTTGGATCCGCAAGTCGCAGAAAACGCAAGCCCGACTGCTACAAATGACATAGCAGTAAAGGGATCGGCGCTCCCATCCAACGCAGCAGCATCACATCCCGCAGAGTTTGAGGACGTTGGTTCGCTAGATTTTAACCCGACcggcagtagcagtagcagtagtactAGCAATGGTAGTAGTAATAACAGTAGCAGCAATGCCCAGTATTCGGTCGCCTCGATGCCTCAAGAGCAGCTTCCAGAGCAGATAGAACCGGTGCAGACACACCCGTACGTCccagcccagcagcagcagcaacagccaccTTTGTCAATTTCATCCTCCCCGAACAGTGTGCCTGTGGTGCGTACGATAAAGCTTCCGGAAACACACATCTTCACTCCCAGCCGGGGCGTGACGCCAATCTCGCGCGACATTACCGATCGCGATATTGTGGTGCGCGAGTATCACGACGTAGAGTACAGCCTGGAAAAGCCAACCGCATCCTCGATGGGAGGCAGCGGTAGTGGTATGCGGAAAGAGTGCGAGTTTGATGAGTTTAACGATTTTCAATCCGTACCGGTGGCGGTGCCATCGGTGTTTCCGGAAACGGTTGCCATAAGTACGATCGGCACCGCCGCCCGGCCCGTGATTGGTCGATCACCGACCGAAGAGCTGGAACGGTACCGGCCCGACCCGATCGGTCAGGCGAACAGTGGCAGCAGGACGACCGCCGACCTAACCATCGACGATggcgatgaggatgatgagtTTTCCGACTTTCAGGCGGCTGTACCACCGATGGTGCCGACGGCGGccctgccaccggtcaacaaACCCATCTCGAGCGTGCAGAGCAATCGCTCCGTCACCAGCTCGCCGGTGATGTTGCTCAGTCCCGCGATATTGCTGCCCCAGCAGGCCAATACAACGATGGAGAAGGAGTCGGCCAACGCGCGGCAAGCGGCGTCAATCAATTGGCCCGATCCGGGCGTCGATCCCGACGAGCTGGCCCGGTTTGAAGCTGCCTTTGCGAAACCGAACGCTTCGGTGGCCGTTGCCCCGCCTGCACCGACCGTAGCTAGTAGCAACCAAAGCGTGCCGAGCGGCCcgaaaccaccagcagcagtcgaGGAAGACGAATGGACTGACTTTATATCGTCGAAACCAGCAGCGGGCAGCGatatgaagcagcagcaggcggcgAGTTTGCCTGCTGGTCCGGGCCCGGCAGTAGTTAGTGATACACAAGCCACAACACAGGAGGAATGGACCGATTTCATGTCCAGCTCTACGACAACGGCCGGTAGCGGCTACCCGCCGCAAAGTCGTCTCTCGTCTAGTCAGAATAATTTCAACTATCCGCGCACTTCGCCCGCCGTCGTCGGTGGAGCTGCGACAAAGGGAGCGGGATCAAACTCGTCCTCCTGGGCAAACCAACCGCAGCTGCCACCGCCGCAGTTCAGCTCATGGAACAGCAACAGCCTGTACTACAACCCGATGGCCTCGCTGCCACTGACCAATCAGCAGCAAACGTCGCAGTATCGCCTGCCGCCACAGCAGTACTACAACCGCACGGACATGCCAGCCATGGTTTACGCTGGTGGCGCTGGCTACAGCGGTTCACCGAAAGTGCCAACCaatccacagcagcagcatcaccaccaccaccagcaacactCCGGAATGccaacgacgatgatgatgggacagcagcaacagccgccCATGCAGCTGCTGCCCGAGCTATCGTTCATAACGCCAAACGCGACCGGGCACGGCAGCACAGGCACACCCGGCACCAAACCGGCGACACATTCCTTTCTCAGCAACGTGATATCGAGCAACAGTTTTACGAAGAAATGA
- the LOC120905618 gene encoding uncharacterized protein LOC120905618 isoform X2, with product MSSQIPPLVCHTPPPIDFDADDDDDDYGSDIPEDDVIGIDERNRPDCLDDDFGDFATVLPPPAGTTNRLEPIPTEAAVIDNETEALTNIPVAAAAETKGIFPPRLGSDSPPSLILPPNDYTEAGDEETAGNGGVVVIDDDEDIDFQPFGSPSQPPEPPPEDSISLPSLHFDADVSKSEEDDNLPPAQQQQQHQHHHQAPNATSSASSVSGIETEVDLPLAAAAERTTPVIQEGGRFDDNTENDFTDFTTASNERSSVVLEVPTANDVSFELDDFAQLESTPSADSNFVSQQSRADFATFDADFSKFDSFQASFPATIDDPVPVKTPVEETKSMPIMEQAGVRASELAEDDFDDFQEFATFSDQPVVATVSAHSGEKSEPEPYRPEAASSLASSTSTVENERKDVDTQLAAAINAATVVSEHQHEDDNVGDDDDDDDDFGEFSDFKQPEATVSAPALSTATSLPTFSMESVQKLLEAMFPSAVPEPVGTDTGQQAVAANHIPTSKLHTQLQDFDNTSALAYQYSKSSSSKTLVTALGIDSRNIMYGPKWNSSMPRFAANLSFNPLEPLKPATAPGAASVSAKEAGSSEKSANCPPASKPAAPSSLSIALDPLQVAAVGSASVPAAQFDWNSSGLVNPLEGVQEMLQKASTGQPEDGPKGEVLDPQVAENASPTATNDIAVKGSALPSNAAASHPAEFEDVGSLDFNPTGSSSSSSTSNGSSNNSSSNAQYSVASMPQEQLPEQIEPVQTHPYVPAQQQQQQPPLSISSSPNSVPVVRTIKLPETHIFTPSRGVTPISRDITDRDIVVREYHDVEYSLEKPTASSMGGSGSGMRKECEFDEFNDFQSVPVAVPSVFPETVAISTIGTAARPVIGRSPTEELERYRPDPIGQANSGSRTTADLTIDDGDEDDEFSDFQAAVPPMVPTAALPPVNKPISSVQSNRSVTSSPVMLLSPAILLPQQANTTMEKESANARQAASINWPDPGVDPDELARFEAAFAKPNASVAVAPPAPTVASSNQSVPSGPKPPAAVEEDEWTDFISSKPAAGSDMKQQQAASLPAGPGPAVVSDTQATTQEEWTDFMSSSTTTAGSGYPPQSRLSSSQNNFNYPRTSPAVVGGAATKGAGSNSSSWANQPQLPPPQFSSWNSNSLYYNPMASLPLTNQQQTSQYRLPPQQYYNRTDMPAMVYAGGAGYSGSPKVPTNPQQQHHHHHQQHSGMPTTMMMGQQQQPPMQLLPELSFITPNATGHGSTGTPGTKPATHSFLSNVISSNSFTKK from the exons ATGTCTAGTCAGATTCCGCCACTGGTATGTCATACACCTCCACCGATAGACTTTGACGcggatgacgatgacgatgattaCGGTTCGGATATACCTGAGGACGACGTAATTGGTATCGATGAGCGCAATCGGCCCGACTGTCTGGACGATGATTTTGGTGATTTCGCAACAGTGCTGCCGCCGCCCGCCGGAACCACGAATCGCCTGGAACCGATCCCTACCGAAGCAGCTGTGATAGATAATGAGACGGAAGCTCTTACCAACATTCcggtggcggcagcagcagaaaccaAAGGTATTTTTCCACCACGCCTAGGGTCGGACAGTCCGCCGTCGTTGATATTGCCACCGAACGATTACACGGAAGCAGGCGACGAGGAAACAGCTGGCaacggtggtgtggtggtaatcgacgacgacgaggataTCGATTTTCAACCATTCGGCAGCCCGTCACAGCCACCCGAGCCACCGCCAGAGGACAGCATCAGCTTACCATCGTTGCATTTCGATGCGGACGTGTCTAAGTCGGAGGAGGATGATAATTTGCCACctgcccaacagcagcagcagcaccagcaccaccaccaggcacCCAATGCAACAAGCTCAGCGTCGTCCGTTTCCGGCATCGAGACGGAGGTCGATCTACCGCTGGCTGCGGCGGCCGAACGGACGACACCCGTCATCCAGGAGGGTGGCCGGTTCGACGACAACACGGAGAACGATTTTACCGACTTTACCACCGCCTCGAACGAAAGGTCGTCGGTGGTGCTGGAGGTTCCTACCGCAAACGATGTGTCGTTCGAGCTGGACGACTTCGCGCAGCTAGAGTCGACGCCGTCGGCGGATAGTAACTTCGTGTCGCAGCAAAGCCGGGCGGATTTTGCCACGTTCGATGCGGACTTTAGCAAGTTCGATTCGTTCCAGGCCTCGTTCCCGGCGACGATCGATGATCCGGTGCCGGTAAAGACACCGGTCGAAGAAACGAAATCCATGCCGATCATGGAGCAGGCGGGCGTTAGGGCGAGCGAACTGGCCGAGGACGATTTCGATGACTTTCAGGAGTTTGCCACCTTTTCCGACCAGCCGGTGGTAGCGACAGTGTCGGCCCACTCGGGGGAGAAATCTGAGCCTGAGCCTTACAGACCGGAAGCAGCTAGCAGCTTAGCGTCATCTACTTCAACCGTtgaaaacgaaaggaaagatGTTGACACACAGTTGGCTGCTGCGATTAATGCGGCTACGGTTGTGTCGGAGCACCAGCACGAGGACGACAATGttggagatgatgatgatgatgatgatgattttgggGAGTTTAGTGATTTTAAGCAACCGGAAGCGACTGTCAGCGCGCCAGCACTGTCGACCGCTACATCCCTGCCCACCTTTTCCATGGAAAGCGTACAGAAGCTGCTGGAAGCAATGTTTCCTAGCGCGGTGCCAGAACCGGTTGGCACAGATACGGGTCAGCAGGCGGTAGCAGCAAACCACATTCCAACCAGCAAGCTGCACACCCAGCTACAGGACTTTGACAACACGAGCGCCCTTGCCTACCAGTACAGCAAGTCATCCAGCAGCAAAACGCTCGTCACTGCGCTTGGCATTGACTCGAGGAATATA ATGTACGGACCGAAGTGGAACAGTTCGATGCCACGGTTTGCGGCCAATCTAAGCTTCAACCCACTGGAACCGCTGAAACCGGCCACAGCGCCAGGAGCAGCATCAGTATCAGCGAAGGAAGCGGGCTCCTCCGAAAAGAGTGCCAACTGTCCCCCGGCCAGCAAACCGGCCGCTCCCAGCTCGCTGTCGATTGCGCTCGATCCGCTGCAGGTGGCCGCTGTTGGCAGTGCATCGGTTCCGGCCGCACAGTTCGACTGGAATAGCTCGGGCTTGGTGAATCCACTAGAAG GTGTCCAGGAAATGCTCCAAAAAGCCTCCACTGGTCAGCCCGAGGATGGGCCAAAGGGCGAAGTTTTGGATCCGCAAGTCGCAGAAAACGCAAGCCCGACTGCTACAAATGACATAGCAGTAAAGGGATCGGCGCTCCCATCCAACGCAGCAGCATCACATCCCGCAGAGTTTGAGGACGTTGGTTCGCTAGATTTTAACCCGACcggcagtagcagtagcagtagtactAGCAATGGTAGTAGTAATAACAGTAGCAGCAATGCCCAGTATTCGGTCGCCTCGATGCCTCAAGAGCAGCTTCCAGAGCAGATAGAACCGGTGCAGACACACCCGTACGTCccagcccagcagcagcagcaacagccaccTTTGTCAATTTCATCCTCCCCGAACAGTGTGCCTGTGGTGCGTACGATAAAGCTTCCGGAAACACACATCTTCACTCCCAGCCGGGGCGTGACGCCAATCTCGCGCGACATTACCGATCGCGATATTGTGGTGCGCGAGTATCACGACGTAGAGTACAGCCTGGAAAAGCCAACCGCATCCTCGATGGGAGGCAGCGGTAGTGGTATGCGGAAAGAGTGCGAGTTTGATGAGTTTAACGATTTTCAATCCGTACCGGTGGCGGTGCCATCGGTGTTTCCGGAAACGGTTGCCATAAGTACGATCGGCACCGCCGCCCGGCCCGTGATTGGTCGATCACCGACCGAAGAGCTGGAACGGTACCGGCCCGACCCGATCGGTCAGGCGAACAGTGGCAGCAGGACGACCGCCGACCTAACCATCGACGATggcgatgaggatgatgagtTTTCCGACTTTCAGGCGGCTGTACCACCGATGGTGCCGACGGCGGccctgccaccggtcaacaaACCCATCTCGAGCGTGCAGAGCAATCGCTCCGTCACCAGCTCGCCGGTGATGTTGCTCAGTCCCGCGATATTGCTGCCCCAGCAGGCCAATACAACGATGGAGAAGGAGTCGGCCAACGCGCGGCAAGCGGCGTCAATCAATTGGCCCGATCCGGGCGTCGATCCCGACGAGCTGGCCCGGTTTGAAGCTGCCTTTGCGAAACCGAACGCTTCGGTGGCCGTTGCCCCGCCTGCACCGACCGTAGCTAGTAGCAACCAAAGCGTGCCGAGCGGCCcgaaaccaccagcagcagtcgaGGAAGACGAATGGACTGACTTTATATCGTCGAAACCAGCAGCGGGCAGCGatatgaagcagcagcaggcggcgAGTTTGCCTGCTGGTCCGGGCCCGGCAGTAGTTAGTGATACACAAGCCACAACACAGGAGGAATGGACCGATTTCATGTCCAGCTCTACGACAACGGCCGGTAGCGGCTACCCGCCGCAAAGTCGTCTCTCGTCTAGTCAGAATAATTTCAACTATCCGCGCACTTCGCCCGCCGTCGTCGGTGGAGCTGCGACAAAGGGAGCGGGATCAAACTCGTCCTCCTGGGCAAACCAACCGCAGCTGCCACCGCCGCAGTTCAGCTCATGGAACAGCAACAGCCTGTACTACAACCCGATGGCCTCGCTGCCACTGACCAATCAGCAGCAAACGTCGCAGTATCGCCTGCCGCCACAGCAGTACTACAACCGCACGGACATGCCAGCCATGGTTTACGCTGGTGGCGCTGGCTACAGCGGTTCACCGAAAGTGCCAACCaatccacagcagcagcatcaccaccaccaccagcaacactCCGGAATGccaacgacgatgatgatgggacagcagcaacagccgccCATGCAGCTGCTGCCCGAGCTATCGTTCATAACGCCAAACGCGACCGGGCACGGCAGCACAGGCACACCCGGCACCAAACCGGCGACACATTCCTTTCTCAGCAACGTGATATCGAGCAACAGTTTTACGAAGAAATGA